A stretch of the Deltaproteobacteria bacterium genome encodes the following:
- a CDS encoding sigma-54-dependent Fis family transcriptional regulator — translation MSERILFADDDLTGRELSIFNLTEAGYAVDAAPDGKQALSLFSPERHHLVITDLRMPKLSGMELVAEVRRQAPEVPIIVITAHGSVEAAVEAMQAGAYDFLQKPFGRDELLLAASRALERRRLGIEVRALRLRAAGIEREIVAVSEPMQGLLRTVDRVARSEASVLITGESGTGKELVARRIHSRSPRAEKPFVAVNCASMPAELLESELFGHEKGAYTGAVRARAGRFRKAEGGTLLLDEIGEMSPALQSKLLRALQERVIDVLGSDHPVPINVRVVAATHQELPRLIETGAFREDLYYRLNVVELNVPPLRSRPEDVEPLARHFLQRIAPDRELQLSDELLRALRRYPWPGNVRELENVCERLVILSEDELRTMDLPPAFASSAAASAHTSPSLEAWPPFPPEGISLVDLERRVIERALDLKGGNISQAAQFLHIPRHILVYRLEKFGLRRGKPERP, via the coding sequence ATGAGCGAGCGGATTCTCTTCGCCGACGACGATCTGACCGGGCGAGAGCTCAGCATCTTCAACCTGACCGAGGCGGGCTACGCGGTGGACGCGGCGCCGGACGGCAAGCAAGCCCTCTCGCTCTTTTCGCCCGAACGGCACCACCTCGTCATCACCGACCTCCGCATGCCGAAGCTCTCGGGGATGGAGCTCGTCGCCGAGGTGAGGCGCCAGGCCCCGGAGGTACCGATCATCGTCATCACCGCCCACGGCAGCGTCGAAGCCGCCGTCGAGGCCATGCAGGCCGGCGCGTACGACTTCCTACAAAAACCCTTCGGCCGGGACGAGCTCTTGCTCGCGGCCAGCCGAGCGCTCGAGCGGCGGCGCCTGGGCATCGAGGTCCGGGCGCTGCGCCTCCGGGCAGCCGGCATCGAGCGCGAGATCGTTGCCGTCTCCGAGCCCATGCAAGGGCTGCTGCGCACGGTGGACCGGGTGGCGCGAAGCGAGGCCTCGGTGCTCATCACCGGGGAGAGCGGAACGGGAAAAGAGCTCGTCGCCCGGCGCATCCACAGCCGAAGTCCGCGCGCCGAGAAGCCTTTCGTGGCCGTAAACTGCGCCTCCATGCCGGCCGAGCTCCTCGAATCGGAGCTCTTCGGGCACGAGAAGGGCGCCTACACGGGAGCCGTGCGAGCCCGGGCGGGCCGCTTCCGCAAGGCCGAGGGCGGCACCTTGCTCCTCGACGAGATCGGCGAGATGTCCCCCGCCCTGCAGAGCAAGCTACTGCGCGCCCTGCAGGAACGGGTGATCGACGTGCTCGGTTCAGACCATCCGGTGCCCATCAACGTGCGCGTGGTGGCCGCGACCCACCAGGAGCTGCCCCGGCTCATCGAGACGGGGGCGTTCCGAGAGGACCTCTATTACCGACTCAACGTGGTGGAGCTGAACGTCCCGCCGCTCCGCAGTCGCCCGGAGGACGTCGAGCCTCTCGCCCGCCACTTCCTGCAACGCATCGCTCCCGACCGCGAGCTCCAGCTCTCCGATGAGCTGCTCCGCGCGCTTCGCCGCTACCCCTGGCCGGGCAACGTCCGTGAGCTCGAGAACGTCTGCGAGCGCCTGGTGATTCTCAGCGAGGACGAGCTGCGCACCATGGACCTGCCGCCCGCGTTCGCCAGCAGCGCTGCCGCCTCGGCACACACCTCGCCCTCGCTCGAAGCGTGGCCGCCCTTTCCTCCGGAGGGAATTTCGCTCGTCGACCTCGAACGACGCGTGATCGAACGTGCGCTGGACCTGAAGGGCGGCAACATCTCGCAGGCCGCCCAGTTCCTGCACATCCCCCGTCACATCCTCGTCTACCGGCTCGAGAAATTCGGACTTCGCCGTGGAAAACCCGAGCGCCCGTAA
- a CDS encoding sensor histidine kinase codes for MENPSARNVPTGTRPPRRGLFSPAMLLAAWVPAVVITVLHYLTGAEHHGFHDILRRLYYLPIILASFSCGLRGGLLVATLVTAAYSPHAFTHLGHMDPAAPLEKSLELLLYLVVGGVTGRLVDRERARQHELGEALKEQQRTAAELIRAGRLAALGEMVSAMAHEIKNPLHALRGTAEVVDAVVPKDAPQHRLWELHRQEIDRLESVAVRFLSFARPSPPERRSVDLAQVVERVRTLIAPQAQRDHVTIEVPERTADPAQTVAADEQQLVQVLLNISLNGLQAMEAAAGSLSFQLAREQRHRQAFAVIRIENTGPTIPEAKLERIFDPFFTTKESGSGLGLSIAARIVEQHGGLLEVENLPAGRGVRFSVLLPEGTSAGPTTPQPRV; via the coding sequence GTGGAAAACCCGAGCGCCCGTAACGTGCCGACGGGGACCCGCCCTCCCCGCCGGGGACTCTTCTCTCCCGCTATGCTGCTCGCCGCCTGGGTGCCGGCGGTCGTGATCACGGTCCTGCATTACCTTACCGGCGCAGAGCATCATGGGTTCCACGACATTCTTCGCCGGCTCTACTACCTGCCCATCATCCTGGCCTCGTTCTCCTGTGGTCTGCGGGGCGGGCTGCTCGTGGCTACGTTGGTCACCGCGGCCTACAGCCCGCACGCCTTCACCCACCTCGGTCACATGGACCCGGCGGCGCCCCTGGAGAAGAGCCTCGAGCTTCTGCTCTATCTGGTGGTGGGGGGGGTCACCGGCCGCCTCGTCGACCGGGAGCGCGCGCGGCAGCACGAGCTCGGTGAGGCGCTGAAGGAGCAGCAGCGGACCGCCGCAGAGCTCATCCGCGCGGGACGACTCGCAGCGCTCGGGGAGATGGTGTCGGCCATGGCGCACGAGATCAAGAACCCCCTTCACGCCCTCCGCGGCACCGCGGAGGTGGTGGACGCCGTGGTTCCCAAGGACGCGCCCCAGCACCGCCTCTGGGAGCTCCACCGGCAGGAGATCGATCGTCTGGAGAGCGTGGCCGTGCGCTTCCTCTCCTTCGCGCGCCCCTCGCCCCCCGAGCGTCGGTCGGTCGATCTCGCGCAGGTGGTCGAACGCGTGCGGACCCTCATCGCCCCACAGGCGCAGCGGGACCACGTGACCATCGAGGTGCCGGAGCGCACGGCCGACCCCGCGCAAACCGTCGCGGCCGACGAACAGCAACTGGTTCAGGTGCTGCTCAATATCTCGTTGAACGGCCTTCAGGCGATGGAGGCCGCTGCAGGAAGCCTGAGCTTCCAGCTGGCTCGGGAGCAACGACATCGGCAGGCCTTCGCCGTGATCCGCATCGAGAACACCGGACCGACGATCCCCGAGGCGAAACTGGAGCGCATCTTCGATCCGTTCTTCACCACCAAGGAGAGCGGCTCCGGGCTCGGCCTTTCCATCGCCGCCCGCATCGTCGAGCAGCACGGCGGCCTGCTCGAGGTCGAGAACCTCCCGGCTGGACGCGGGGTCCGCTTCTCCGTGCTGCTGCCGGAGGGGACCTCGGCCGGCCCCACGACCCCGCAGCCAAGAGTCTAG
- a CDS encoding cupredoxin domain-containing protein, whose product MGTSSKLVAVFVVGAWIAVEGCAGDSHAEATRSKRAAARPQRAQEIKLSVTSAGFVPAKVTVTAGKPVTLVVTREATRTCATHIVIKDFGIHKPLPLNQAVRVTFTPARPGRIRYACAMDMIAGVIVVE is encoded by the coding sequence ATGGGTACCTCGAGCAAGCTCGTGGCCGTGTTCGTGGTGGGGGCGTGGATCGCCGTCGAAGGGTGTGCCGGCGACAGCCACGCGGAGGCGACGCGTTCGAAGCGCGCGGCCGCTCGGCCCCAGCGAGCCCAGGAGATCAAGCTCTCCGTCACCTCCGCAGGCTTCGTCCCGGCGAAGGTGACCGTCACGGCGGGCAAGCCTGTCACGCTGGTCGTCACCCGCGAAGCGACGCGCACCTGCGCGACCCACATCGTCATCAAGGACTTCGGCATCCACAAGCCCTTGCCGCTGAATCAGGCCGTGCGCGTCACCTTCACGCCGGCCCGGCCCGGGAGGATCCGGTACGCCTGCGCGATGGACATGATCGCCGGCGTGATCGTCGTGGAGTAG